The Lacticaseibacillus rhamnosus DNA window GGCAGCAATTTCACGCCATTATTCCCAGGCGGCAGCTATAAGTCCGGTAGTTTCGGGCAAGCCGCGGTGGTCATGTTTTATGCTTTCACCGGTTTTGAAGGCTTAGTCGTTGCGGCGGGCGACATGAAAAATGCCAAGCGTAATTTACCCAAAGCCGTTGCTACCGTCATGACGGTGGTTGCACTTTTTTACATCCTGATTCAGGTTGTCAGCACCGGTATTTTGGGAAATGCGTTGGCAAATACAGATACACCAATTCAAACCGCTTTCGCTAAAATCACCGGTGGCTTTGGCAATGCTTTGGTGGCCGCCGGGACGCTGTTATCGACTGGGGGACTGCTTGTTGCCAGTTCCTTTATCACCCCGCGGTCTGGAGTTGCCCTCGCTGAAAATCACATGATGCCGCAATTATTGGCTAAACGTAATCGGGTCAACTCACCATATGTTGCGATCGTCGTGTCCGCAACCATTACCTTACTCATCGCGTATTCCGGCACATTCGGCTACCTCGCTCAAATCAGCGCGGTTTCAAGATTTGCCCAATACATTCCAACATGTTTGGCGGTAATTGTATTTGCCAAAACCAAGACCAAGGATAAAAGCAGTACCTTCCATCTGCCGCTTGGCCCCGTCATTCCTGCAGTAGCAATTTTAGTCAGCATCTGGCTATTGGTTCAGGTTCAGGTAAGTCAGCTGGTCATCGGCCTTGGCGCGTTGCTCGTGGCGGTACCGTTTTATTTCTTGACATACACGTACCGGCAGCATGGGAAAGTTTAACCACTCAAGAAATTGGAACAAGTTAACAAAAACCAGGTCGGGGGTTAGCAATCAAACCTATAATTCGGTTTTTTACGTGCAAACTGGTATGTGCAGTTCGAATCCATTAGATCTGCGAGACTCTGAACGATAACTGTGTTTTAGGTAATGCGTGACAAAAGATATCACTTTTTCCCCAAATATTTGATTGATTACTCTTAACCATTTAGTGGTTGGTGAATTAAAAAAGTATAGGGCATACAATTACGCCCAGACATGTTTTGCGGCATAGCCTACTACGGTTTAAGGTGATATAATACCTCTGAGGTGCACGCATGAAACAAAACATCATAGACTTGTTTTCGGGCGCAGGAGGACTTACTGAAGGCTTTCGGCGCCCTGAATATAATATCTTGGCGCACGTTGAAATGAGTGTTGATGCCTGTCAGACACTGAGATTACGAGATGACTATTACCAGCTGAAGAAGCGTAACATGCTTCAGCAATATCGCAATTTCCTGGATGGAAAAATTTCACTTTCTGAACTGGAACAGCAGTGTGGATTACGCCAAAAAGCTTTAACAATCAATGAAACAATTGATACGGGTACTATTGACGGAATATTGGCAAAGATCGACTCGAAGCTTTCGAACAGACAAGTACATGGAATTATCGGTGGACCACCGTGTCAAGCTTACTCTACAGTGGGAAGGAAGCGTAATGAGGCTAAGAAGGAAACTGACAAGCGAATTTATTTGTATCGCTTCTATATTCAGTTTTTGGAGCATTACAAGCCGGAGTTTTTCTTGTTCGAGAATGTGCGGGGACTTCTTTCTTTCAAAGATTTAGATGGTAAGCGACTGTTTCCAAAGATGAAGCAAGAGTTCGAGGCAATCACTGATAAACTAGGCTACCATATTGATTGGAAACTAATCGATTGTTCCGAATTTGGCGTCCCCCAAGAACGAAAGCGTATTATTCTTTATGGACAGCGAAATGATCTGCCGAAGTTTTCTTTCTTTGAAAGACTTGCAGATCTGCAAGAAACTCCCGGGACTGTTGGTGAACTCTTCAGGGATTTACCAAAGCTGAAGGCCGGAGAGACCTGTAACAAATATTCCAAGGCTCAACCGTGTGCTTTTGTTGTGGAAAATCTTCGCACTCCTGCAAGTAAGCTAACTCAGAACGTTGCCCGGCCCAATCGGGAATTGGATCTAAAAATCTACAAGATTGCAGCTGAAAAGAGAGCAAAACATAAAATTTTGCATTACAATGACTTGCCCGAAGACCTACAGACTCACAATAATAAAAAGGCATTTTTAGATCGTTTCAAAGCGGTACCGGCAGATGGGGTCTCACAAACAGTTGTAGCTCATATTGCTAAAGACGGGCATTACTACATTCATCCAGATGTGGAGCAAAATCGTTCGATTACAGTAAGAGAAGCGGCACGTATTCAGACATTCCCGGATGATTTCTATTTCATGGGTTCACGAACGCAGGCCTTTAAGCAAATAGGCAATGCAGTTCCTCCCTACCTAGCTAAGAAAATGGCGCAAACGATATTACTAAACAAACAATGAGGTCAGCTTAGCTGACCTCATTGTTTGTTATTCGTTAATGTAAGCTGAGAAGAATCCTAAATTGGGCTCATCCAGAGTACCAACAAGGACGCCCCGATCTAAGAACACATTACCCATTTCACAACTCGTTTCCGCCACAAGCGCACACGCATGACAGGCAGCAATATTTAACGAATCGCGTCCTTGGCCAGAACTATCAATGCAGGTGGGGTCGTAGCTACACCAGCGAGCTTTTTCTAAGGCACTGGCGAGTGTTTTGAAGAAATTATCTGGTATACCCTGGCGAACAAGACCTCCTAACGTGCCTTCAGAGTCTGCGCTTGATGTATAGATCAAGATGCCAGCCATATCAGATTTGTCTGTTTGTCCCCTAGAAAAGTACAGTCGCTCTTTTAATGCAGAAGACGAATAGCCGCTAGCGAAACTGAGTTCACGTAAAAGTATATGAGAAAAGGTGTGAAGCATATAGTATGCGGGATCGATCAACGGTTTACGGTTTTCTGGGACTTGAACCGAACGTTTACGCACGATATTGGCGAAGATTTTTGAACCGTCGAGTTTATTTCTCCAAAGGTTTAGATGTTGACTGCTCAGTTCAATGAATATACCTTCACCTGAATTTTTCAGAGCGACAAACCGGTTATCTGAGCGACGCAACGAAACTTCATTAACAGGAGCCTCGTCTGCGAGGCCAGCTCGTCCTGAACTTGCACGTTCGATTTGTTCTTGTTCCAGCATCATATCCGACTCGATTGGACGAATTCGACTATAGCCTTTAAGAACAGAAATGACCTCGAGTTGATTTAGGAGCGTAATGTTTTGGAAGACACTTGCGAGTTTCGTATCCCCAAAGTGTTCACGAGGTTGCAGTGTCATGTCGAAGCGATTGGTGTTACGGGCATATTCCTTAGCGCCAGTTAAAACGAGATATTCATCTCGTCGGTAATCCATCTGACTTTGTTTTTCTTCTGCGTGAGCAGCTTGCCACACGCTGGAAAAGACATTAATTAGTTTTTCCGGTGTGAGTGAGTTTTCGGTTTCATCAACAAGCGTTTCCAAAAGGGGGGCGTATCTTTGAGAAAGAATCGTTTTCGCCTCGTTGAGCGTTGTAGACTTCAACACTTGTTTGAGTAAGGTCTGGTAGGTAGGATTCTGAACTAACTGCTCCTGGAGTGCAGTGTCTTCCTCGGGTATATTGACAGATCCGACAATGTCGGAAAAGTAAAGGTTATTCGCGTTCCGCATGAGTGCGACTGGCTGTCGGTGACATTGTTTAGGGTGTTCGTTCTTCTTCCATCCGTACCGACCGTGACAATTCACGCCAATGCGCAAAAGGGTGGCGCCAAATGAATCATCAAACACACCTTGCAGATTACGTTTAGCCGTACACGAACACTCGACCACAAGATCCCCAATCGTGCCAGAAAGAAGGTTATCTTTTAGCTTTAGCCGATGAGTGCCGCGGGGAAAATCGTTTTTTTCTTTAGAATGTGCCCACTCCATCCATGGAAAGTCTTGAATGTGCCCATCTCTGCAAGCGCAGACAAGTCGGACCGGGATTAATTCCTCCCGATAACGCTTGTTAGACTTTGATAGTTCAAAATGAAACGGCTTGACATTAAATCGCTTCAGATCAGCATCGTTTCGGAGGTCAGCACGCCACTGCGAGAGTGTCCGAAGTTCGCGGTTCTTTGGCCCGAAATACCACTGTGGAAATGAAACTCCAGTGATAAATTCTTTGGTAAGATCAGTTGGGGGAGCGATAAATCCCGCTGCATTGAGGCTAGATTGTAATCGAATGTCAACGATAGGGTCTTCGTTACTTGTGGGTTGCCAGAACTGCGAGTCACAAATCATAACCGATTGATTGTTGATTTGGGTAAGGGCGCCAGTCCCAAACGGAGTAATCAGCTGTGATTGGCGAATTTGGTTTTCTGGTGAACGGCGCTGACCGTCATTTGAAATTTTACCATCGTTAAACCTAGTCATCTGTCAGACTCTCCTTTATGGAAATATTCC harbors:
- a CDS encoding APC family permease produces the protein MNNVVKKEQMGYWSMILLGINGIIGSGIFLLPNQAAKLIGSASIFVLLFDALLVISIALCFAQAATYFDRDGGPYLYAKDAFGDFVGFEVGFVTWAIRIIAEATMAVAFTTALVGTFPALNQPIIRDSIISVMVIGLALMNIAGVRVSTVVNNVISVSKLVPLVLFVAIGIFFIKGSNFTPLFPGGSYKSGSFGQAAVVMFYAFTGFEGLVVAAGDMKNAKRNLPKAVATVMTVVALFYILIQVVSTGILGNALANTDTPIQTAFAKITGGFGNALVAAGTLLSTGGLLVASSFITPRSGVALAENHMMPQLLAKRNRVNSPYVAIVVSATITLLIAYSGTFGYLAQISAVSRFAQYIPTCLAVIVFAKTKTKDKSSTFHLPLGPVIPAVAILVSIWLLVQVQVSQLVIGLGALLVAVPFYFLTYTYRQHGKV
- the drmB gene encoding DUF1998 domain-containing protein produces the protein MTRFNDGKISNDGQRRSPENQIRQSQLITPFGTGALTQINNQSVMICDSQFWQPTSNEDPIVDIRLQSSLNAAGFIAPPTDLTKEFITGVSFPQWYFGPKNRELRTLSQWRADLRNDADLKRFNVKPFHFELSKSNKRYREELIPVRLVCACRDGHIQDFPWMEWAHSKEKNDFPRGTHRLKLKDNLLSGTIGDLVVECSCTAKRNLQGVFDDSFGATLLRIGVNCHGRYGWKKNEHPKQCHRQPVALMRNANNLYFSDIVGSVNIPEEDTALQEQLVQNPTYQTLLKQVLKSTTLNEAKTILSQRYAPLLETLVDETENSLTPEKLINVFSSVWQAAHAEEKQSQMDYRRDEYLVLTGAKEYARNTNRFDMTLQPREHFGDTKLASVFQNITLLNQLEVISVLKGYSRIRPIESDMMLEQEQIERASSGRAGLADEAPVNEVSLRRSDNRFVALKNSGEGIFIELSSQHLNLWRNKLDGSKIFANIVRKRSVQVPENRKPLIDPAYYMLHTFSHILLRELSFASGYSSSALKERLYFSRGQTDKSDMAGILIYTSSADSEGTLGGLVRQGIPDNFFKTLASALEKARWCSYDPTCIDSSGQGRDSLNIAACHACALVAETSCEMGNVFLDRGVLVGTLDEPNLGFFSAYINE
- a CDS encoding DNA cytosine methyltransferase, which encodes MKQNIIDLFSGAGGLTEGFRRPEYNILAHVEMSVDACQTLRLRDDYYQLKKRNMLQQYRNFLDGKISLSELEQQCGLRQKALTINETIDTGTIDGILAKIDSKLSNRQVHGIIGGPPCQAYSTVGRKRNEAKKETDKRIYLYRFYIQFLEHYKPEFFLFENVRGLLSFKDLDGKRLFPKMKQEFEAITDKLGYHIDWKLIDCSEFGVPQERKRIILYGQRNDLPKFSFFERLADLQETPGTVGELFRDLPKLKAGETCNKYSKAQPCAFVVENLRTPASKLTQNVARPNRELDLKIYKIAAEKRAKHKILHYNDLPEDLQTHNNKKAFLDRFKAVPADGVSQTVVAHIAKDGHYYIHPDVEQNRSITVREAARIQTFPDDFYFMGSRTQAFKQIGNAVPPYLAKKMAQTILLNKQ